A stretch of DNA from Coccidioides posadasii str. Silveira chromosome 1, complete sequence:
GACTTTATCAACGCCTTTAAGTTTTATGACACATTTGCCGCCCGAGATCTCGAAGGATACTCGACCGGCATTCCCTTCTATCCTTGGTTCTCAAACGCTGGACAAGGCCAGAGTCGGCGCGACGTTCTACACCAGCGCGATGCTGTCCGAGTCAGAAGCTGTTGGGGTGGTATAGTTGCCTTTGACGCCTCTCTTTTCCAGGCCTCGGCATCGCTAGAGACCTCACACGGCGATAGGCGGCACCACCAGTCGCTTACGCCACGAGCATTTCACCCCGCTCGCTTCAGAGCGGAGCCAGACCAATACTGGGATGCGTCGGAATGCTGTCTGATCAATGCTGATATTCAGATTCCACCTCACAATTCCAAAGAACCTATTGACACGGGAATTTATATGAACCCTTACATTCGAGTGGCTTATGATACATCCACACTCTCCTGGCTTGGTCTCACGAGGAGATTCGAACGGCTTTATTCGCTGCCTCATAACATCCTGAACCATCTCGTTGGCATGCCGTGGTACAACCCGCGACGAGAAGAGCGAGCAGGCCAACGAGTTGAACAGACCGTTTGGTCCCCTGAGAAGGGATCTTACGAGACAGTGACTCGAATTGCAGGCACTGGCGGATTTTGTGGACGCCGTGCTTTGCAGGTGATGATACCCAACCCAAAAAAGGGCCACAAGAACTGGGAGATGCTCCCAGTTCCACCCGAGTAAAGTGATTCTTACGATTTTTCTGTTTTAATAACACCGGGATTCTCTGGTTAGAGGTTTTGGCGTCCTGGGTTTCTATGGAGTCTGGCTGTCTACGTACGGTGATACCATCACAGCACCTTTTGACGTTTCCTTGAGGGCTCCTACCTCTGCGGAAGAGGTGGGGCCAGTGACTGGAGCTTGTTCAGGGGCATATTCTTTTGATATATGGCCaatttttttgtctttttgatatatatatttcaATGTCTGCTATTTGAAAGTGATATAGACTGCGCCGGGTGTGTGTGATACACATAATTGAGGTTATACAATACACTTGCTGTTCAGATCCTACATTCCAGATGCTTCCGGCGTACATTCACAACATTCACAATTGTAAACTTGTGTCATCTCCTCTTCATGATAGCCAGTACAGCCTATCGAACAAAAAGGGCGTGAATTCATTGTTTCACGCCCAGCCACCATCTGGTGTTGACTGCACGGATATCTCCATAATAAGTGAGTCTTTTCTACTCTTGGTGCCTATttgaacaaaaaaaaaatttttctCTCTTGGTTCCAGTCACTCTAGAACCCATTTCAGCTGCTCACTTTTTGTAAGGCTGGTCACAGCTGTTGCAAGGATActtaaatctcttcttcctttcgCTCACatctcctttcctttctcaTTCTCCTCCTCATCCACATATTTTGATTTATGACTCACCTTGTTCTTCAGTTCCCTTGAACCAAATCCACTATCACTTTTCCGTTATCGCTGTTCACCTTGAGTGCATTCTTGTTGGCGCACCAGTTTGATCATCCGTAAACAATTAAGACTCAGTTACCCCCCCATTTCATCATGGCGCAGGCAAAGAAAACCCCTTCCCCCTCGTGTGCTACCTCTCCTTCTCCATCTCGTTCACAGAATGGAGGCCAGCCACGGACTCCTCCCAATAAGAAGGGGAAGGCAGTCGTGAACTCTTCTCCTGAGAGCCAGGGGTCCTCCAAATCCCCTCAGCGGCAGAGGGCATCtcccaaaaagaaaaagaagaaggtTGGTTCTATGCTTGTCGTCTCAGTCTCATGTTTATCCTGCTTGTTCCGAAAGACCACCAATGCTAATAACAATCTTCAGACCGCACGGTCCCCGCTGCAAGCGATTGAGACCGAACCAACGAAAGGGATTGAAGCGGTCGTTGGACCGAAGAAGTCCGTTGGCCCGGCTTCGCGGAAGCATGGAGAGGCCTCCCAGGCCAAAAGGGCAAAGGGTGCAGCAAGCCCCGGAAGAGCCCCAGGGGGCCAAGTACCGACCACTTCGCCTGCATCTGCCACACCGCAGAGCAGCAagtcttcctcttccttgaCAGAGGAAGAGCTTGACAAGATCTACCCTGGCGCGAAGAAGGACAGGGAATCTGAGGCGTCCAAGGTCGGGCGTATCCTCTTCGAAGCCTTCGACGAGGTTGGGAAGACTGGAGGATCACGAGGCCTGGAAGCGAGTCGTTGGGCTCCCGGTGCATCGGAGCCCTCTTCTCCCTCCGCAGACGAAAAAGATCGAACCAAAAACAGGCAACGCAAGAAGAGTCGCTCGCGGGGCAGAAGCAAGAAGAAAGTTTTTTCCAAGAGCTCTCCTCCATCAAACGATACCCCCTCCCATGCGAACAGCAAACTGCCCGCTAAGAACGCGAAGATCATGGCTCCAGCACACACGGTTGCTCCGATTCTGGACACCCCTGAGTCAAAGGCAACAGAGAAGGACGCGGCACATGTGGCTCAGGTACTTTTTGACGCATTCGATGAACTTAGCAAAGACTCCCCGCGCCCCGGCCTTGAGGCTAGCCGATGGGCCATCATCCCTACAGGGAAAACTCCTGTTCGAAAGGAAAGCAAGCCTGTGAACAAAACCCCAGCCATCAGTAAGGATGAACAGACTGTGAAAAAAGTGGTGTCTACGAACGTTGCCAATCTCAACAACACATCGGCCTTCATGGCTGCAGTTCGAGGTCGCTCCACCCAAGCTGCCAAAGGCGCATCTGAATTCGTTGGAAATAGTAAGTGTCTTCCCGACTATGTCTCTTCGATGGCATGTCCTGACGCGTTTTCAGTGGTTTCTGCAAGTAAACCAGAAGCTCCTTTGGAGATTCAGCTTCAAAAGTCTCCAGAGCATAAATCTGATGTTGCAAGCCAAAGCCCAACTTCAGTTAACAAAACGCTCCTCACCTCAACTAACTCCCCAGCCTCCGTTACATCTTCGAAAGGTCCGACGACAGGTAAAGAAGACCGTGAGCACCTTAGCTTCTCCAGCAGTGGGGCAACTCCGTCACCAAGATCAAGACCACGTAAGAATCTATGTTTCAAAAAAGTTATCAGTCAATAGTTACTGTTCTAATATGACTTGTTCACCTAGGTGTTGAGCTTCGACGGGTTATCCTGTCTCCAATCCCAGAATCCTTCGCATCCCCAAGCAAGGTCTTTTCACTCATTCATGGCGGTCGTATCGAATCCGTAAGATATTTCCCGCAGT
This window harbors:
- a CDS encoding uncharacterized protein (EggNog:ENOG410PWSE), translating into MAQAKKTPSPSCATSPSPSRSQNGGQPRTPPNKKGKAVVNSSPESQGSSKSPQRQRASPKKKKKKTARSPLQAIETEPTKGIEAVVGPKKSVGPASRKHGEASQAKRAKGAASPGRAPGGQVPTTSPASATPQSSKSSSSLTEEELDKIYPGAKKDRESEASKVGRILFEAFDEVGKTGGSRGLEASRWAPGASEPSSPSADEKDRTKNRQRKKSRSRGRSKKKVFSKSSPPSNDTPSHANSKLPAKNAKIMAPAHTVAPILDTPESKATEKDAAHVAQVLFDAFDELSKDSPRPGLEASRWAIIPTGKTPVRKESKPVNKTPAISKDEQTVKKVVSTNVANLNNTSAFMAAVRGRSTQAAKGASEFVGNMVSASKPEAPLEIQLQKSPEHKSDVASQSPTSVNKTLLTSTNSPASVTSSKGPTTGKEDREHLSFSSSGATPSPRSRPRVELRRVILSPIPESFASPSKVFSLIHGGRIESVRYFPQSKSAHVLFCDPAACQRYYDKYPNGIEVNVSGRKAIIFVDWHKEVDIVSSRLRESLRLGATRVVRAVGADLALNMKELADLPERLNFKLEKVIDVFDASSRVRAVTFRLSSIENAVRLRSYLIRQDDWQQANVQFGVDPCEVARGIHWD